From Candoia aspera isolate rCanAsp1 chromosome 4, rCanAsp1.hap2, whole genome shotgun sequence, a single genomic window includes:
- the HOXB6 gene encoding homeobox protein Hox-B6 isoform X2, protein MSSYFVNSTFPVSLAGGQEPFLGQLPLYSTGYADPLRHYPSAYGTGGGGVQEKGYPGAPYYQQTNGAYNRSPACDYGTSGFYREKETGCSLSSLEEPVQFGQEQARKSDCSQSKHVFGDNEDQKCSTPVYPWMQRMNSCNSSSFGPSGRRGRQTYTRYQTLELEKEFHFNRYLTRRRRIEIAHALCLTERQIKIWFQNRRMKWKKENKLLNSTQLSPEEEEEKPTE, encoded by the exons ATGAGTTCTTATTTTGTCAACTCTACTTTTCCGGTGAGCTTAGCCGGGGGTCAAGAACCGTTCCTGGGACAGCTCCCCTTATATTCCACGGGCTACGCGGACCCTTTAAGGCACTATCCCAGCGCGTATGGGACTGGGGGCGGTGGGGTCCAGGAGAAAGGTTACCCGGGCGCGCCTTACTACCAGCAAACCAACGGAGCTTACAACCGGAGTCCAGCCTGCGATTACGGGACATCTGGTTTTTACAGGGAGAAAGAGACAGGCTGTTCTCTTTCGAGCCTAGAGGAGCCTGTTCAGTTCGGCCAGGAGCAAGCCCGGAAGTCAGACTGCTCACAGAGCAAGCACGTTTTCGGGGACAACGAGGATCAAAAGTGCTCCACGCCAGTGTACCCTTGGATGCAGAGAATGAATTCCTGCAATA GTTCCTCTTTTGGGCCGAGTGGCAGGCGAGGGCGACAGACTTATACGCGCTACCAGACTCTGGAGCTGGAGAAAGAATTCCACTTTAACCGCTACCTGACCAGGCGCCGACGCATCGAGATCGCTCACGCCCTGTGTCTGACGGAGCGCCAGATCAAAATCTGGTTCCAGAACCGAAGgatgaaatggaaaaaggaaaacaagctcCTCAACTCCACTCAGCTGAGCCccgaggaagaagaggagaaaccGACGGAATGA
- the HOXB6 gene encoding homeobox protein Hox-B6 isoform X3 → MGVKREKETGCSLSSLEEPVQFGQEQARKSDCSQSKHVFGDNEDQKCSTPVYPWMQRMNSCNSSSFGPSGRRGRQTYTRYQTLELEKEFHFNRYLTRRRRIEIAHALCLTERQIKIWFQNRRMKWKKENKLLNSTQLSPEEEEEKPTE, encoded by the exons GGAGAAAGAGACAGGCTGTTCTCTTTCGAGCCTAGAGGAGCCTGTTCAGTTCGGCCAGGAGCAAGCCCGGAAGTCAGACTGCTCACAGAGCAAGCACGTTTTCGGGGACAACGAGGATCAAAAGTGCTCCACGCCAGTGTACCCTTGGATGCAGAGAATGAATTCCTGCAATA GTTCCTCTTTTGGGCCGAGTGGCAGGCGAGGGCGACAGACTTATACGCGCTACCAGACTCTGGAGCTGGAGAAAGAATTCCACTTTAACCGCTACCTGACCAGGCGCCGACGCATCGAGATCGCTCACGCCCTGTGTCTGACGGAGCGCCAGATCAAAATCTGGTTCCAGAACCGAAGgatgaaatggaaaaaggaaaacaagctcCTCAACTCCACTCAGCTGAGCCccgaggaagaagaggagaaaccGACGGAATGA